The DNA region GAAGCAATTAATAGTGAAGCATTGAAAATAAAATCTTCAAACATATAAGTTCTCCTAGCATACAATTGTTCTTTTCTTCTCAGTTTATTCCTTTTTTGAACCCTAACAATTAATTATAAAAGTAAAAACAATCTTTTGGAATAGGCAATTACAGGTTTAGATACTAAGATTGAATAATTCGTTGCTTTACCGATAAGCATATAAAGAAATATGTTAGCGGGAGGAACCAATGAAAAAACCATTAGCCTTTTACATTTTCCTTATTATTGTCATACTCTGTACACCAATTATTGCAACTGCCCATGTAAAATGGTTTACCGAGGTTACTCCTGAAAAGGAAACAATTGAACAAATTTTGTCCCCAATGTTTATGACGTTAACCGTGTTTATTGCGTTACTATTGGCCGTCTTAACACAGTTGTTGCCTTTAATAGATAAGTGGAATGTTTCCAAAAAAGTTGATGGCTTTCTAGATCGATACCGAACATTTTCAAGGTATATATTAAAATATGGAACAGCAATTGCATTAATTATTCAGGTTTGGTCAGGTACCATTTTTGCACCAGAATTTGCAATTACTAATTCACTTGTTCAAATCGCACTGTGGGTATCAATTATCTTACTATTAATCCCTGTTCATTATGCAACAAAGGCTGGGGCATTAGTTTTATTGTTTTTGTTTATCTATCAGCTTGTTCATTCAGGATTGTTTCATATGCTGGACTATGGATTTTATTTAGCGATAATAGGCGTATTATTAATCGGAAAGACGAGGCTAGAGAATTGGGGGTTCCCATTTTTATATTTAGGAACAGGGTTATCGCTTTGTTGGGTTGCAGTAGAAAAATGGGTATATCCTGCAATGAGCATAGATATTCTTCAACAACATGGAGTTCCTACCTTTGGGTTTGCACAGGGAACATTTGTGGTTCTAGCGGCATTTATTGAATTTGTCGTTGGGTATTTATTGATAGTAGGGATATTAAATCGCTTATTGGCATTTGTATTAACATTAATTTTTATTTCTACTACGATGTTATTTGGTTCAACAGAAATTATCGGACACTTTATGATCCATGTTGTATTAATCATTTTTATCATCGAAGGGGTTTCCTTTTACGATCCTCCGATTAGGATGCATCGTTTAAAAGTATCACAAATGGTTTTTGTATTTTTAAATTTTGTCTTTACAATGGCGACCTTCCTTTTGCTCTACTATCGCTTTGCATAAAAGATCATAAAACAAAGCCTCTCTAGAGTGGGAGGCTTTATTTTATAGAATACATTTATACATTAAGTGCCACTTTGGTTGCCAGTTCCTTTGCAGCCATTCTTGCATTTTCTTTAGCCTGGGCAACGATTTCAGGAACTTTTTGTGGGTATAAATCAAGTCCCTCAGCAACAACTGTTTCCATCATGTCTATTCCTAAGAAGCGAAGGGCAATTTTTAAATAACGATCTCCTGATTCCATTTCTTCCATCGGAGTTCCAGTGTATTGTCCGCCGCGTGTTTGAATGTGCAGGGCTGTTTTCCCTGTCAAAAGACCCTTAGGACCGGTAGGTGTATGGGCAAATGTTTTACCTGAAATAAATAAATTATCTAAAAAAGCTTTTAAAATAGCGGGCGAGTTTAAGTTCCACATTGGTGAGACAAATACATAGTTGTCATATTGAACAAATTCATCAGCAAGAGCATGCATTTTGACTATTTTTTCCCTTTCGCTGTCTGAAAGCTGTTCTAAGGTATAACCGTAACCTGCTAATTTTCCTCGAGCAGAAACTAAATCACGGTCCATATGGGCCATATCTATTGAAAATAAATCCATTTTCTTAATCTCTATGTCTGGACATTCCTCTAATAAGCTTTCTAGGAATGCTTCACCAATTTGAAGACCCTTGGATTTTTCGAGCCCTTTAGGATTGGCTGTTATATAAAGCAATTTTTTCATTTAAAAACACATCCTCCTTTGGTGGTAAAAATGCACTATTACCATTATAAAAAATAAAACAAAGTTAAACATTGATAAATAGGTGAACTTCATGAACATTAAGTGTCCGTTTTAATTGAGTTGATTTTTCATTAAATTGTTGGAAATTTTAATAAACATGTAACAAATCAGGTATAAAATATATTTACGTGGAAAAAGATTGTCATCTTAAAGGCGGAATTTATTATGGATCAACTGCAATCCCCAAATGTTAACGAAATGGAAAAATTACACATAAGAATCCGAGAGCTGGAAAAGAGAGAAATGGAGCTTTTAGAAAGGCTCCGCTTAAATGAATCACTACATTCAAAGGTTCTAGATGCATTGCCAATAAATATTTTCTTAGAAGATCCTGATGGTAGGACAATATTTGTAAATGAACAAGCTTGTAAGGCACACGGGCTGAAATTAGAGGATCTCGTGGGTAAAACAGTATTTGATTTTTTTCCAGAGTATATAGCAGATAAACAGCGGGAAATTGACCTTGAGGTATGGAAGAAGCAAACTCTTCAAACCAATGAAGTTATCACAGAATTTCAAGGGAATGAAGTTTATATGCTTACTGGAAAAACGATTATACAGTTAGACGAGTCAAAAGATTCATTTCTTCTAGGGTTTGGGTTAGATATAACCGAATTAAAAGAAGCAGAGAAGAAAATTACACATATGGCTTATCATGATGCCTTAACGGGATTGCCTAATCGATGGTTTATTAAATCTTATCTTCAAACAAATAAAATAGAATTTCACAAATCAGAAGCAATGTTAGGTGTGCTAATGCTTGATTTAGATCATTTCAAGGTGATTAATGATAGTCTTGGGCATGAAGCGGGAGATAAGCTATTACTTTCTGTAGCAAATAGATTAAGAGGAGTAGCCGGACCAAAAACCATTATTGCAAGATTTGGTGGAGATGAATTTGTGCTATTACTGCCCGAATTGGAATCGCTTGAAGATGCAGTTGTAGTAAGTGAAAAGGTTAAGATGGTGTTTGAAGTTCCCTTTTATATCAACGGACAGAAGTTTACTATCTCCCCTAGCATAGGGATAAGTGTGAGTCCCTTGCACGGTAACGATATGGATAACCTCATCAAATATGCTGACATTGCAATGTATCACTCTAAAGAGAAGGGAAGAAATTGTTGCACGGTATATAATCCTGTTATGAAATATAATATCAATTAAAAAAACGGCTCCACTTTTGTAGTGGTAGCCGTTTTTTATCGAGCATAATCTAAATTAAAAAATAAACAAAACAACAAAATATACTACCATAGTTAGCAATCCGATCGGAACGCCAAAACTAGCCCATTCTTTACTAGTAATGTTTAATTTACCTGCGGCGATGATATTTGGAATATTCCCAGGTATAAGCATTCCGCCGCTAATAATTAGCCCAAGCAGTACGGCACGAATGGTTTCTGAATCCATTGCCGGACTAATTTCTGCGGCAGCAAGGGTAGCATTATCTAAAATAGCTGAAATCATATTGATCCAATACAATAACATTGGATGCAATCCAAGAACATATTCGTTAATTAACGGCTCGAATCCATGGCCTAAGAAAGTTAGCCCCATAACAAACAAGTAAATTTTTAATGATCGAATAAGAATTTCTTTATAACTTTCTGCTTTTTGATTTGACTCTAAACCAGTAGAACTTTCTATCGGTTTAACGAAAAATAACGTTAATAAACCAAAGATAACAACGGCTGGTATAACTTCTGGACCGATTAATTTCAGTAAATAAAAGAAATCCTCATTTAATTTACTAATCGTGATCGTGGACAAGGGCTCACCAATCGGGGTAAGCGCTGCTCCTAGGCCGATAGAGAAACAAGCCAAAACGGTGAAACGAATTTCCGATTTTCGATCGAGAGGGAGTACATTGATGATAATGACTAGCACGATTGCTGCGATGATTGCGGTAATGATGCTTGATGCTAGTCCTAAAAGGATGACTGTTAATGCGAAAAAAATCCTCGGAGTCAATATTCTGCTTAGTGTTAATATCCCTTTTTCAAGCTGAACTTGTCCCCATTTACAAATTAAACCGGCGATTAAGACAGCCAGTGTAATGTTAATTGGATCAACTAATGCCTTTTCGATTAAGTCGAGATTCATCATCCCGCTTATCGTGGCGGCTGCAACCCCCATAATAAATAAGAAAATTTCCAGGTTGTGCTCGACCTTTTTTACTGAAAAGGGTAAAAATAAGACCAAAATTAAAATAACTATTAAACCAATCATTTTCCCAACTCCTACAATTTGCTGATGTATTTAAATGAAAAATTCCTACTATTCTAATTTTACTATATAAAAGATAAAAAATATCATATATTTTACATCTTTTTGAGACATCAATATTTTACGAAGAAGTGGAAAAACGCAACAATTTATACATTGTCATAAACATGTGACATTGATAAAGACAGTAGTTGGGAATTTTACATTATAATTTATTTAAGAGTGTTTTTTTAAAAAAATGAATGCGTTTTCACAGATATAAAAGAGGTGGGAGGTATCTCGTTGAAAATTAATAATAGGATAACGATACTTGCAGGGCATTTTGGAAGCGGGAAAACGGAAATAGCTATTAATCTAGCACTTAATGAAAAGAAAATACACAATCATGTAGCAATTAATGATTTAGATGTAATAAATCCCTACTTTCGCTCTCGTGATGTAGCAAGCTTCTTTCAACAACAAGATATTGAATTAATTTCACCGAACAATCAGCTTGCCACGTCAGACTTACCAATTGTATCGGGTGAAATATATCGTGTATTGCATGACCATCGTTACAAAGTAATTATTGATGCTGGGGGCGACAAGGACGGTGCAACTGCCTTAGGACAATATTATAACGAGTGGAAAGAATATAACCCTCAACTGCTATTTGTCTTAAACGTTAATCGACCATACGTTAGCACCCTTGAGGGGGCACTGTATACTGTTAGGCAGGTGGAAGCGGCGGCGCGTCTTAAAGTTACAGGAATTATTAATAATACCAATATCGGTAGGGAAACAACGATGGAGGATATTCTTAAAGGCTATGAATTAAGTAGCAATTTAGCAGTAGAGCTTAAAATTCCATTGAAATACTCGACAATTTCTAATCATTTAGAAAATGATGCTCAGAATTTTGCAAGGGACCATGAAGTAATGTTTATCAAACGGTACATGAAAGTACCTTGGGAGTGAAAAGGAGATGATTGCTTTGGAAAAGAGAGTTATTTTTAATGAAGAGATATGTAAATCGTGCGGCTTATGTGTTCATGTTTGTCCGACTAATGTTATCTTCCTGGCAGATTATCTAAATGGAAAAGGGTACCGTCCCGCGACAGTAGTTGACCAGGAGAACTGTATCAGCTGTGCAAAATGCGGCCAAATTTGCCCCGATTCGGTGATATCTGTGTATCGTCCGGTTAAGGTCTTACAAACGGTATAACAAGAAGGGAGTCTTAACTATGGGTAAAGTATTGATGAAGGGCAATGAAGTGATAGCGGAAGCCGCCGTACAAGCAGGCTGTAAGTATTTTTTTGGCTATCCGATCACGCCGCAAAGTGAGCTGGTTGCTTATATGGCGAGGAGACTGCCTGAAGTAGGCGGATTATTCCTTCAAGCAGAGAGTGAAATTGCCGCAATTAATATGGTGTATGGTGCTGCTAGTACAGGTGTCAGAGTGATGACCTCTTCTTCAAGCCCAGGATTCAGTTTAAAACAGGAGGGCATCTCCTATTTAGTAGGTTCAGAGCTGCCTGCGGTTATTGTTAATATCGTCCGCGGGGGTCCAGGGTTGGGTAATATCCAGCCGGCACAATCTGATTACTTTCAAGTAACTAAAGGCGGCGGGCATGGTGACTACAACATTCCAGTGTTAGCACCTGCTAGCTTGCAGGAAATAGTAGAACTAACCCAGGATGCCTTTAATATCGCGGATAAATATCGCACACCCGTTATTGTCATGGGAGACGGGATGCTCGGCCAAATGATGGAGCCAGTGGAATTTGGCATTCGAAAAGTACCTGAACTTCCTGAAAAAGGTTGGGCAACAACAGGCACGCGTGGAGACGGTCCACCAAAGACGATAACTTCTTTAGAACTTAATGCAGAGAGTTTAGAACAGCGTAACCATTCCTTACAGAGGAAATTTGCAATAATAAAGGAAAATGAAGTTCGCTATGAAACATATAAAATGGATGATGCGGATTTTATTATGGTTGCATTTGGAACCGTAGCCAGGATTACGATGAATGCAATTAATAAAGCGAGGAAAGATGGTATTAAAGTTGGATTAATTAGACCGATTTCTCTTTGGCCATTTCCTGAAAGACCATTTATTGAGTCTAGAGACAAAGTAAAAGGATATATATCAGTTGAGATGAGCGCAGGGCAAATGGTTGAGGATGTTAAACTGGCTGTCAATGGCCATGCCCCTGTTGACTTTTACGGCAGAACGGGCGGAGTTGTCCCTACCCAGGAGGAGATATACGAAAAGATTATCATGGTTGCCGGGGGGATTTTGATATGACCACGATGAAGACTGTATTTAATAAAACAGGCGGATTAACCGATAAGCCTACTCACTACTGTCCCGGCTGTACACATGGTGTCATCCATCGACTTGTTGGTGAAGTCTTAGAAGAGATGGACATACTGGAAGAAACGATTGGAGTAGCATCTGTCGGCTGTTCTGTTTTATCGTATGAATATTTTAATTGTGACATGACACAGGCTGCTCATGGCCGGGCACCAGCTGTGGCAACAGGAGTGAAACGGGTTCTGCCAGATCGTTTTGTCTTTACGTACCAAGGTGATGGGGATCTTGCCTCAATTGGAATAAGTGAGGTAATTCATGCTGCTGCAAGAGGTGAAAAAATCACAGTCATTTTTGTCAATAACGCCATCTATGGCATGACGGGCGGGCAAATGGCACCGACAACGTTAATTGGTCAAAAAACTGCAACGACCCCTTTTGGCAGGGATGTAAGTATTCAAGGTTCTCCCATGAAGGTATGCGAAATGCTCTCGACACTCGATGGATCGGCATATATTGAAAGGGTTTCAGCCCATGATGTACAGCATATCCAGAAAGCAAAAAAAGCGATTCGAAAGGCGTTTGAAACCCAGAAGAAAGGTCTTGGCTTCTCAATGATTGAGATATTATCAACCTGCCCGACAAACTGGGGACTGGACCCATTTGAATCACTTGAGTGGATAAAGGAAAATATGATTCCTGTTTATCCTCTCGGTGTTTTTAAAAACAAAGAGGGAGTGAATTAACTGATGCTTGAAGAAATATTGATTGCAGGATTTGGCGGCCAGGGTGTCATGTCTTTGGGTCAGTTAATTGCCTATGCAGGTATGCTTGAGGGAAAAGGTGTTTCCTGGCTTCCTTCTTATGGTCCGGAACAAAGGGGAGGTACAGCAAATTGTGCCGTTGTCGTCAGTGATGAGCCAGTGGGTTCACCCCTTGTGACAACACCATCAACCGCTGTTGTACTAAACAATCCTTCGTTTGATAAATTTGAGCCTCGAGTACGGCCAGGGGGACTATTAATTATTAATTCATCATTAGTTACTAGAGTTTCCAATCGGAAGGACATCAAGGTGATTGAAGTGTCTGCAACAGATATGGCGAATGATCTAGGGAATGCACGTGTAGCTAATATGATTTTACTAGGCGCATTTTTAGAAATGACAAAAATTGTTTCAACTGAATCTGTCATTGAGTCATTAAAAAAAGTCCTTTCCGAAGATAAGCATCATTTAATAGAAATTAATAAGCAGGCATTGATGAAGGGAGCTTCGCTTCCAGTGCTAACAATATAATAGATTGGAAAAGCCAGTAGATAATCCTGCTGGCTTTTAATGATTACAAATTTGCATAGGTTACGGCATTTCTTTGACATAATAGCTAAAGTGATCACATTCACTTAATTGGAAATTACTTTCAATTATAATCAGTGTATATATAGTTTTAGGAGGAATGAAGGATGGAAAGAAACTCGGTTAAAGATTATCAAGAATTTAGTGAAGAAAGATTTACAAAGAGAATTATCTTTAAGAAGGGCGAAACAACAGCCTTTGTTTTAAATTTCTTACCTGGACAACAGCTTCCAGTCCATAAACATCCAGGTACAGAGGTTTATCTTTATGTAGTGACAGGCACCGGAACGATCATCATCAATGGTGAGGAGACACAAGTCACTGAAGCAGATTTGATTCATGTTGGAGGAGAGGAAGAAATGGCCTTTAACAATAGCGGAAGTGAACCAGTAAGCTTATATGTAGTTTTAAGTAAAATTCCAAGCGATAAATTCGCTCAAAATATTTAAACAGTAGTGATCACAATCAAAACAAGTCAGCCAACATTTGGCTGGCTTGTTTCTATTTCTTTTCTTAACAACGATAAGAGCTCCAATCAATAAGCTGGTCGATAAAAAGCTACTGATTCCTGCATCCAGAATCAAGATGGTCCTCTCATATCGGTTGTGGGATGAGGTTAAACATCCGATCTGATAAATAGACGGAAAAATTTCGCTTATTTAGTAAATAACTTCGAATTTAGATTAAATAGACGGAGAGATTCCGCCTATTGACTCGAAAAACGTTAAAATGGGGGATATTGCTTTGAATAAGCGGAAAACCTCCCCTTATATACCCCGAAACGAGCTCCATTCTGCATCTAACCGGAAAATTTCCGCTTATTTTACTTTTGCTGGTTCCTGATTAAGGAAAAGACATCTTAAAAGGGAGTGAGTTTTATCTTAAAAATCCAGGAGAACCTCTTTTTTATGTATTACGGTGAACCGTATGTGAGGATATATTTATATAAATAAGGTTTTTATATACCAATAACGATTCTAATACGACTGTCATTTCGGCACGTATTTTAAGAAAAGCACTCAAAACGGAACCCATTATAACCATTAGTAACGGGTTCGGTTGATGGGGAGAAAGATGCTAAAAACAATGTAAATAACAAACTAATTAACATATGTATTAACAGTAAATTAGGAATATGAATGACAAGTAAAAACGCTCAGATTTTTTCTGAGCGTTTTTTGGCGTAATATGTACCAACCTAATTGAACTAAAGACACCCTTTACTTTAAGTATAATTCTTCACAATCTTTTACATTTTGTTACTTAAGATAAGGCAGTATTGTAGCTACAATACTCAAAATTGCTAATAAAATAATCGAAGTAGTCACCCAATATAATCGCTTAATCCACTTTTTCGCTATTTCATCTGTAATAACTTGGTTATCATCTAGTTGTTGAAGTTCTTTTTTAAAACGATAAAACTGTAAAGCCCCTGACAAAAAACAAATAACAGATAGGATTAAACCCAAGATTTTTATCCACTCCATATCTTCACCTACTACCAAGTTGTTTTCGGAAAATAAACATATACACACCAGTTAGAATACTTCCAAGAATGAAAAAAAGCATAAACAATAAAGTTAGTAAGGAAGCACTTTTTGACAATGGGTCAATGTTTGTATGAACTGCGAAATAATTTGCAGCCAACCTGCTACTCACGAGCATTACAACAACACCAACCATAGAAATCATAAAATTAAATACCTTTTTCAAAAATATCGCCTCTTTATTAATTAAATAAAAGTAATTTTAATTTCACTAAATATTAACATATTCACCTTCTTGTCGGTTGAATTTTATTATGAATACTTATTGAAATAAATGGGATCGTTAGTGGAATAAGAAAAAGAGCTGCCGCAGCACCCCTTTGTTTAACTCTCGCTACCAGTTACTTGAATATGCCCCTCGAATTTATTGCACTATTGGTTCGAAAGCTGACGTAATTCCGTAATTGTTATACCAAAATCACAACTAAAAAGTGATTGATCTATATATTCAAAATTCCATGTTTGTCCATTTCAGATCTACCAACATTCCATATATTATATAGATTCTATAAAGAGGTGGTGATACATTATGTCATACGATGGCGGATATGGTGGTGGATCTAGAATGAACTTCGTACTAATCGTGGTTCTATTCATTCTTTTAATTATTGTTGGTGCAAGTTTCATGAGCGGGTACTAACCTTGTAAAAGAATCACAGAACAAAACACACTACTTCTTTAGTGTATAGAAGCGTCAACCGACGCTTCTATTTTCTTTTTAATTTCCATCTTTATTTTTACGCTCATTTATTTCTTGAAAAACTGGCTCGCTCGCTGAAAATGAAGCAAGGGAAGTAATAAAAAATTCTTTTAACCGATGCTGTTCTACGGGTTTTAACTTTTTAATTTCCGCTATTAATTCGCTTAACGTCATTTCGAGCCCTCCAAACGAACATTCATTCGTTTCAATGGCTATGATAAATTTTATTGTTGATTTTCGACAAGTCGTAGTGCCAAAATTCTTAAATTACTTTAATCAGCACTTGTCCCATTCACATTTATTCTGAGTGCATATGTTATTATTAAGCCCGCCAGCTCATAGAAAGACCTCCGAAGAGGCGTTTGCATGTATTGCAGACGCTTTTTTATTTTTAGAAATTGTTTAAGGAAATCGCTGATTTTTTTCAAACAAGAAGATGTTTGTCCAATCAACCATTGTCTTATGAAAATATATATACATAGTAGAAGTATTTTTCCAATGAATATTCCAATAAAAAGGTGGTGAAAGAATATGTGGGGATCATGTGGATACGACGGTGGCTACGAAGGCGGTGACTACGGCGGTGGTTATGGCGGCAGCAGCTTTGTATTAATCGTTGTATTGTTCATTCTATTGATTATCGTTCTTGCCGTGGTTTAATAAACCAAACGGTAGATTTGGGCTAAGTAAAATCCTATTTAAGCAAGGACTGGAGTTGTTTATAAATGAGTGAAGAACATAGACACGAACATAGACACGAACATAGAGACGGTATGACGTTAGTCATTGTATTGTTCATTCTACTGATCATTGTAGGAACTTCTTTTATGAGTGGCTACTAAATTGTACGGAACAAAGGGCAGGTTAAGTTAAACTGCCCTTTGTTATATAGAGAATTCTGAAATGGAAGGAGGGATATAAATGCCATTTTTTGGATTTGGTCGAAGGGATCGGTTTTTTCGTGACGACTTTAGACGAAGACGTTTTTTTCCCATTGAAATTGAAATCGAAATAGAGAGAAGAAGACGGAGACGGAGACGGTTTTTCCCTATCGAAATTGAAATCGAAATCGAGAGAAGAAGACGGTTTGAAATCGAGAGAAGAAGAAGACGCAGATTCTAATTAAGCGAATGATTTAAACAGTGTCTCAAGGAGCCTATGGGCTCTTTTTTTATAATCTGCTGTGAAATAAAAAAATCCACATTTAATTTTTTGCAAATAGTTTATTCACGAAACTCCCGTTTTATCTTGCGGGATTTATAATTAAATATCCTTTGAATGGAATATAAATCTTGATCAACTAAACTGACCGTTTAAGAAAATCATTTCACAATCTATAAATTTATTTTAGCGTAAAACTCCAACTTCCTTCAAAACAAGTTCGCTTCGTATTAAGCTCTATCTCCTATCTAAAATTGGTCATACATTTGGAAATCCAATTCGCAACCGTTTTAGCATAGGTTTTAACAACACCTCATAAATTTATGCGGTGTCTCCAATTTGTAAGGTTATTTATGTGCTAATTAGTGTATTAAATCCATTAAAGTATTGATTTAACAACAAAAAGAGGGACATAATTCATATGTAAATTATGTCCCCAATTAGTCTGTTATTTAATGTTTTCTCCCCGTCAACCGAACCAGTTAGCCCATTAGGCTAGCTTCTTTCTATGCTTTGACTGACCTTTCTTTTTATATCCAAAAAACCACCAGTTCCAGTCGCCTAATAGTTTCATTAGTGATGGAACAAGAATCATTCGAACAATGGTGGCATCAATAAAAATCGCAATTGCTATTCCGACACCCAACTGCTTAATAGGCATGACACCCGTAAAGGCAAATGCTCCAGTCACGACAATCATTATTGCAGCAGCAGAGGTAATGATTTTACTCGTATAGGTTAAGCCTGATATCGTCGCTTCCGTATTATCTCCCGTTTCTAAATAAAACTCCTGAATTCTAGAGATTAAAAAGACCTCATAATCCATGGAAAGGCCAAAAACAAGAGTGAAAACGAATACTGGCAAAATCAATGCAATATCAGCAGGCTGGATGCCCAAGTGCCCTTGCTGGAATATCCAAACGACAATTCCGAAGGTACAGCCAAGGCTTAAAATATTCATTAATATAGCTTTAAGCGGGATAAGAATCGAACGAAAAGCTACCATCAGAATAAAGAAGGTGGAAATGATGATTAATAATAATCCATAGGGTGCCTTGTTATAGATTTCATCAAATATTTCTTGCTCAAATTTTAATGAGCCGCCAAAGTGTGTGGTTAGACCTAAGTCTTGAGTGGACCAATTATTCACCCATTCCCTAGCTTCAGAAGAATGTTCGGCAGTGTTTAAATAAACCTCGATAAGCATTTTATTGTCTCGTATAAAATAATCCAGGATGGGTGCTATTTGTTCTTCCTCGCCGTATGTAAGCAGTTGGGAAAGCAGCTCTTCATTATCGATACCAGTGACTGAAAATGGTGAATGAATGCTCTCAACCAGCTCATCTTTAGTCAGTTTTTGTACTGCCTTGTTTACCGTTTTGAGGTTTTCTTTTTCAAGAATATTTCCGTTAGCTTCTAAGATAATCGTTACCTTCTTTTCATTCCGTTTATCACTAGGAATAAAATTTTCTTCAAATAGTTCAAAAGCCGTTCTAGATGGATACTCAGTTGGCAGTGATTCAGTGCCTGGAATAGTCAGAACCATTTGTCTAACTGGTAAAAGACCAATAAGTAAAATCGACAAAGCAACGACTG from Neobacillus sp. FSL H8-0543 includes:
- a CDS encoding DoxX family membrane protein produces the protein MKKPLAFYIFLIIVILCTPIIATAHVKWFTEVTPEKETIEQILSPMFMTLTVFIALLLAVLTQLLPLIDKWNVSKKVDGFLDRYRTFSRYILKYGTAIALIIQVWSGTIFAPEFAITNSLVQIALWVSIILLLIPVHYATKAGALVLLFLFIYQLVHSGLFHMLDYGFYLAIIGVLLIGKTRLENWGFPFLYLGTGLSLCWVAVEKWVYPAMSIDILQQHGVPTFGFAQGTFVVLAAFIEFVVGYLLIVGILNRLLAFVLTLIFISTTMLFGSTEIIGHFMIHVVLIIFIIEGVSFYDPPIRMHRLKVSQMVFVFLNFVFTMATFLLLYYRFA
- a CDS encoding NAD(P)H-dependent oxidoreductase yields the protein MKKLLYITANPKGLEKSKGLQIGEAFLESLLEECPDIEIKKMDLFSIDMAHMDRDLVSARGKLAGYGYTLEQLSDSEREKIVKMHALADEFVQYDNYVFVSPMWNLNSPAILKAFLDNLFISGKTFAHTPTGPKGLLTGKTALHIQTRGGQYTGTPMEEMESGDRYLKIALRFLGIDMMETVVAEGLDLYPQKVPEIVAQAKENARMAAKELATKVALNV
- a CDS encoding diguanylate cyclase, which gives rise to MDQLQSPNVNEMEKLHIRIRELEKREMELLERLRLNESLHSKVLDALPINIFLEDPDGRTIFVNEQACKAHGLKLEDLVGKTVFDFFPEYIADKQREIDLEVWKKQTLQTNEVITEFQGNEVYMLTGKTIIQLDESKDSFLLGFGLDITELKEAEKKITHMAYHDALTGLPNRWFIKSYLQTNKIEFHKSEAMLGVLMLDLDHFKVINDSLGHEAGDKLLLSVANRLRGVAGPKTIIARFGGDEFVLLLPELESLEDAVVVSEKVKMVFEVPFYINGQKFTISPSIGISVSPLHGNDMDNLIKYADIAMYHSKEKGRNCCTVYNPVMKYNIN
- a CDS encoding DUF1646 family protein: MIGLIVILILVLFLPFSVKKVEHNLEIFLFIMGVAAATISGMMNLDLIEKALVDPINITLAVLIAGLICKWGQVQLEKGILTLSRILTPRIFFALTVILLGLASSIITAIIAAIVLVIIINVLPLDRKSEIRFTVLACFSIGLGAALTPIGEPLSTITISKLNEDFFYLLKLIGPEVIPAVVIFGLLTLFFVKPIESSTGLESNQKAESYKEILIRSLKIYLFVMGLTFLGHGFEPLINEYVLGLHPMLLYWINMISAILDNATLAAAEISPAMDSETIRAVLLGLIISGGMLIPGNIPNIIAAGKLNITSKEWASFGVPIGLLTMVVYFVVLFIF
- a CDS encoding 4Fe-4S binding protein — its product is MEKRVIFNEEICKSCGLCVHVCPTNVIFLADYLNGKGYRPATVVDQENCISCAKCGQICPDSVISVYRPVKVLQTV
- a CDS encoding 3-methyl-2-oxobutanoate dehydrogenase subunit VorB is translated as MGKVLMKGNEVIAEAAVQAGCKYFFGYPITPQSELVAYMARRLPEVGGLFLQAESEIAAINMVYGAASTGVRVMTSSSSPGFSLKQEGISYLVGSELPAVIVNIVRGGPGLGNIQPAQSDYFQVTKGGGHGDYNIPVLAPASLQEIVELTQDAFNIADKYRTPVIVMGDGMLGQMMEPVEFGIRKVPELPEKGWATTGTRGDGPPKTITSLELNAESLEQRNHSLQRKFAIIKENEVRYETYKMDDADFIMVAFGTVARITMNAINKARKDGIKVGLIRPISLWPFPERPFIESRDKVKGYISVEMSAGQMVEDVKLAVNGHAPVDFYGRTGGVVPTQEEIYEKIIMVAGGILI
- a CDS encoding thiamine pyrophosphate-dependent enzyme, whose product is MTTMKTVFNKTGGLTDKPTHYCPGCTHGVIHRLVGEVLEEMDILEETIGVASVGCSVLSYEYFNCDMTQAAHGRAPAVATGVKRVLPDRFVFTYQGDGDLASIGISEVIHAAARGEKITVIFVNNAIYGMTGGQMAPTTLIGQKTATTPFGRDVSIQGSPMKVCEMLSTLDGSAYIERVSAHDVQHIQKAKKAIRKAFETQKKGLGFSMIEILSTCPTNWGLDPFESLEWIKENMIPVYPLGVFKNKEGVN
- a CDS encoding 2-oxoacid:acceptor oxidoreductase family protein, coding for MLEEILIAGFGGQGVMSLGQLIAYAGMLEGKGVSWLPSYGPEQRGGTANCAVVVSDEPVGSPLVTTPSTAVVLNNPSFDKFEPRVRPGGLLIINSSLVTRVSNRKDIKVIEVSATDMANDLGNARVANMILLGAFLEMTKIVSTESVIESLKKVLSEDKHHLIEINKQALMKGASLPVLTI
- a CDS encoding cupin domain-containing protein → MERNSVKDYQEFSEERFTKRIIFKKGETTAFVLNFLPGQQLPVHKHPGTEVYLYVVTGTGTIIINGEETQVTEADLIHVGGEEEMAFNNSGSEPVSLYVVLSKIPSDKFAQNI
- a CDS encoding YjcZ family sporulation protein — encoded protein: MSYDGGYGGGSRMNFVLIVVLFILLIIVGASFMSGY
- a CDS encoding YjcZ family sporulation protein; its protein translation is MWGSCGYDGGYEGGDYGGGYGGSSFVLIVVLFILLIIVLAVV
- a CDS encoding YjcZ family sporulation protein, which encodes MTLVIVLFILLIIVGTSFMSGY